A section of the Oreochromis niloticus isolate F11D_XX linkage group LG9, O_niloticus_UMD_NMBU, whole genome shotgun sequence genome encodes:
- the LOC109203496 gene encoding myelin-associated glycoprotein-like → MLLSLLFIPSSLAACPQDSHLFITAPTEMEALSGSCLQIPCNFSGTGSDVFDSRRSVFAVWIKNDNNIKAHPENVIFNSSGTVNIYPMNITGNLKEKNCTTLFSNLNTTYTNTYYLRIMNWPFRATAVCHPLKITIKDSPWRPNITIPGDLKEKESVTITCSALTPCPHSPPQLTWNLQQDSHNKIEENTDGSFTTKIQQTITLSDTHDGKKISCSARYPVNQGKDTKTAETEETLSVSYAPKGTSASISPSGLVSAGSWVNLTCSSRAKPPVSSFTWFKKSRDGAVKVSEGEIYSFNVTDGGVYYCVATNDLGNQTAEIHVTVGVMYKV, encoded by the exons ATGTTACTGAGTCTCCTCTTTATTCCAA GCTCTTTGGCTGCTTGTCCTCAGGATTCACACCTGTTCATCACTGCACCAACAGAGATGGAAGCTCTGAGTGGATCTTGTTTACAAATCCCATGTAACTTTAGTGGGACTGGAAGTGATGTGTTTGACAGCAGAAGATCTGTCTTTGCAGTGTGGATTAAAAATGATAACAACATTAAAGCTCATCCTGAAAATGTGATCTTCAACAGCAGTGGGACAGTTAACATCTATCCAATGAATATTACAGGAAACCTGAAGGAGAAAAACTGCACCACTCTGTTTTCCAATTTAAACACAACTTATACAAACACATACTACCTCAGAATTATGAACTGGCCGTTCAGAGCAACAGCTGTTTGTCATCCTcttaaaataacaattaaag ATTCTCCTTGGAGGCCCAATATTACAATCCCAGGTGATCTGAAGGAGAAGGAGTCTGTCACTATaacctgctcagctctcactccCTGTCCACACTCCCCTCCTCAACTCACCTGGAATCTCCAACAAGACTCTCACAACAAAATAGAGGAAAACACAGATGGAAGCTTTACAACTAAAATCCAGCAGACCATCACTCTGTCagacacacatgatggaaagaagatcagctgctctgccagaTATCCTGTGAACCAAGGAAAAGACACcaagacagcagagacagaagagACTCTCAGTGTTTCAT atGCTCCTAAAGGCACCTCAGCATCCATCAGTCCATCAGGTTTGGTGTCAGCAGGCAGCTGGGTGAACCTGACCTGCTCCAGCAGAGCCAAACCTCCAGTCAGCAGCTTCACCTGGTTCAAGAAGAGCAGAGATGGAGCTGTGAAAGTATCTGAAGGAGAGATTTACAGCTTCAATGTAACAGATGGAggagtttattactgtgtggCCACTAATGATCTGGGTAATCAGACAGCAGAGATTCATGTGACTGTTGGAG tgaTGTACAAAGTGTAA